One genomic region from Alphaproteobacteria bacterium encodes:
- the mltG gene encoding endolytic transglycosylase MltG, which yields MRFLYGCLSTLFLLIILLGGSGAYLFYQLQKPSELSEPKTVIIARGSNATGIAQKLEQEGIIKSALLFRIRYFLQHQPELKAGEYMFAPHLTLGEAISKMSAGDIVKRKFTIPEGRTVAEIVQILNAEQGLSGRIEPLPAEGSLLPDTYQFTLGDDRNSKIKEMQKAMTETLMTAWAQRDSETPLTGPQQLLTLASIVEKETGIDAERRRVAGVFINRLRKGMMLQSDPTVTYGITLGNRPLGRQLTANDLRTPTPYNTYTIPALPPGPIANPGKAAIMAAALPERNAYFYFVADGTGGHAFAETLEEHNRNVANWHKINK from the coding sequence ATGAGATTCTTATATGGCTGCCTTTCAACCTTATTTCTATTAATCATCCTGCTGGGTGGCAGTGGCGCATATCTGTTTTATCAATTGCAGAAACCAAGTGAACTAAGCGAACCAAAAACTGTAATTATCGCGCGAGGCTCCAACGCGACTGGGATTGCGCAAAAGCTGGAACAGGAAGGCATTATTAAATCCGCGCTGCTGTTCCGCATCCGCTATTTTCTGCAACATCAACCCGAATTAAAAGCAGGCGAATATATGTTCGCTCCGCATCTGACACTGGGTGAAGCTATTTCCAAGATGTCAGCAGGCGACATTGTGAAACGCAAATTCACCATCCCTGAAGGCCGCACCGTTGCCGAAATTGTACAAATTTTAAATGCCGAGCAGGGATTAAGTGGTCGGATTGAACCTTTACCTGCTGAAGGCTCCCTCCTTCCCGATACCTATCAGTTTACGTTGGGCGATGACCGCAATTCCAAAATCAAGGAAATGCAAAAGGCAATGACAGAAACTTTGATGACCGCATGGGCACAGCGTGATAGCGAAACGCCGCTAACCGGCCCTCAGCAACTTCTTACACTTGCATCGATTGTTGAAAAAGAGACTGGCATTGACGCGGAACGCCGACGTGTTGCAGGCGTATTCATCAATCGCTTGCGAAAAGGAATGATGCTTCAATCCGACCCAACCGTTACGTATGGCATTACGCTTGGCAACAGACCGCTGGGCCGTCAGTTGACAGCGAATGATTTGCGTACTCCCACCCCCTACAACACTTATACAATTCCTGCACTGCCGCCTGGCCCGATCGCTAATCCAGGTAAGGCCGCAATAATGGCCGCAGCCTTGCCTGAACGTAATGCGTATTTCTATTTTGTTGCGGATGGAACTGGCGGGCACGCATTTGCCGAAACGCTGGAAGAACACAACCGAAATGTCGCGAACTGGCATAAGATAAATAAGTAA
- a CDS encoding SDR family NAD(P)-dependent oxidoreductase, whose translation MAILVTGAAGFIGFHTVQALLKRGEEVIGIDNLNTYYDVNLKQARLDQLLPQKNFQFFKMDVADKAAIANLPKTITHIIHLAAQAGVRYSLKNPQAYIDSNITGHLTMLELARNTPNLKHFVYASSSSVYGGNTKIPFSIKDAVEKPVSLYAATKRAGELMAYNYAHLFGFPATGLRFFTVYGPWGRPDMAAFLFTKNILAGEPIAVFNHGKMQRDFTYIDDIVDGILATLSNPLSVTADNVPHRVFNLGNSHPEKLTDFISVLESALGKKAIYDFQPIQPGDVPSTSADITESTQILGFVPKTAIDEGIPRFVAWYKNYNKL comes from the coding sequence ATGGCTATTCTGGTAACAGGCGCCGCAGGATTTATCGGTTTTCACACGGTACAGGCACTGTTGAAGCGCGGTGAAGAAGTCATCGGCATTGATAATCTCAACACCTATTACGATGTGAATTTGAAACAGGCGCGACTTGATCAATTGTTACCGCAAAAAAATTTCCAGTTTTTTAAAATGGATGTGGCCGACAAAGCCGCCATTGCTAATTTGCCTAAAACCATTACGCACATCATTCATTTGGCAGCGCAAGCTGGCGTACGTTACTCACTTAAAAATCCCCAAGCCTATATTGATAGCAATATTACCGGCCATTTAACGATGTTGGAATTGGCACGAAATACCCCGAATTTAAAGCATTTTGTCTATGCCAGCTCATCATCAGTGTATGGCGGGAATACCAAAATCCCTTTCTCCATCAAGGATGCAGTTGAAAAGCCGGTATCACTTTATGCCGCAACCAAGCGTGCGGGCGAATTGATGGCATATAACTATGCGCACCTGTTTGGCTTTCCGGCTACGGGGCTACGTTTCTTTACCGTCTATGGCCCATGGGGTCGCCCAGATATGGCGGCATTTTTATTCACGAAGAATATTTTGGCTGGTGAGCCGATTGCTGTGTTCAATCATGGCAAGATGCAACGCGACTTTACTTATATTGACGATATTGTTGATGGAATTCTGGCAACACTAAGCAACCCATTATCTGTTACAGCAGACAACGTGCCGCATCGCGTATTCAACTTAGGCAATTCACATCCAGAAAAACTGACTGATTTCATCAGCGTTTTGGAAAGCGCGCTAGGCAAGAAAGCCATTTATGATTTTCAACCTATTCAACCGGGTGATGTACCATCAACCAGCGCAGATATCACCGAAAGCACGCAAATCCTCGGCTTTGTTCCCAAAACTGCGATAGATGAAGGAATCCCCCGCTTTGTTGCGTGGTATAAAAATTATAATAAGCTATAG
- a CDS encoding nucleotide sugar dehydrogenase yields MSEKIAIIGLGYVGLPLALSLAKTFPSTIGFDISAARVEALQKGHDWTGEHSAQTIIEAKLSVTADATKLEDATFFIVTVPTPITEGKQPDLKPLLSACAIIGKVLAKRKSTTPSLNLPVIVFESTVYPGLTEEICGPEIAAVSGLKQGVDFKLGYSPERINPGDPVHTLENITKVIAAEDTATLNRLEAVYGAVVKAGLHKAPSIAVAEAAKVLENTQRDLNVALMNELALICDRMNIRTKDVLDAAGTKWNFLRFTPGLVGGHCIGVDPYYLTTRAEKLGYHPEVILAGRRINDSMGAFIARKLSGWLKDNKAEAKVPRIGILGLTFKENVRDLRNSRVPDIIEELRLLGLQPFVYDPMVDAQMAHEEYGITLCNKDDLSNLDALVLAVPHNQFLSNKKEILGALNKGALVMDIKSVLNPAEVPPSLHYWSL; encoded by the coding sequence GTGTCTGAAAAAATCGCTATCATCGGTTTGGGGTATGTAGGCTTGCCGCTCGCGCTATCGCTTGCCAAAACATTTCCTTCGACTATCGGGTTTGATATCTCTGCTGCGCGCGTTGAAGCTCTGCAAAAAGGTCACGACTGGACAGGCGAACATTCAGCACAAACGATAATAGAGGCTAAACTATCGGTAACCGCGGACGCCACGAAGCTGGAAGATGCAACCTTCTTTATTGTGACCGTTCCAACGCCAATTACCGAAGGCAAACAGCCGGATTTAAAACCACTCCTCTCTGCCTGCGCGATTATTGGCAAGGTTCTGGCAAAACGCAAAAGCACCACACCTTCTCTCAACTTGCCCGTCATCGTGTTTGAATCAACCGTGTATCCCGGCTTGACCGAGGAAATCTGTGGGCCGGAAATAGCGGCTGTCAGCGGATTAAAGCAGGGCGTAGACTTCAAGCTGGGCTATTCGCCCGAACGCATCAACCCCGGTGACCCCGTTCATACGCTGGAAAACATCACCAAAGTGATTGCCGCAGAAGATACCGCAACACTAAATCGCTTGGAGGCAGTATATGGCGCGGTTGTAAAGGCTGGCCTTCATAAAGCTCCATCCATCGCAGTTGCCGAAGCCGCAAAGGTTTTGGAAAATACGCAGCGCGATTTGAATGTGGCATTGATGAATGAGCTGGCACTGATTTGCGACCGCATGAATATCCGCACTAAAGATGTTTTGGATGCCGCGGGTACGAAGTGGAATTTTCTGCGCTTCACGCCCGGTTTGGTTGGTGGACATTGCATTGGTGTTGACCCTTATTATTTGACAACGCGCGCTGAAAAACTGGGCTACCACCCGGAAGTTATTCTTGCAGGCCGGCGCATTAATGACAGCATGGGCGCGTTCATTGCGCGTAAGCTTAGCGGATGGCTCAAGGACAATAAGGCGGAAGCTAAAGTTCCCCGCATCGGCATTCTTGGTCTGACCTTTAAGGAAAATGTGCGCGATTTACGCAATAGCCGCGTTCCTGACATTATCGAAGAATTGCGGCTGCTTGGCCTACAGCCATTCGTCTATGACCCGATGGTTGACGCACAAATGGCACATGAAGAATATGGCATAACGCTTTGTAACAAAGACGATTTAAGCAATTTGGATGCCTTGGTACTTGCGGTGCCGCATAACCAGTTCTTGAGCAATAAAAAAGAAATACTTGGCGCGCTGAACAAGGGTGCGTTGGTTATGGATATTAAATCCGTACTTAATCCAGCGGAAGTTCCACCCAGCCTTCATTATTGGAGCCTGTAA
- a CDS encoding GvpL/GvpF family gas vesicle protein, translating to MNNLTDNIAAGLLQSTLRVFGFTDDEGCMTLKKNGGKIGDQEVMVISNGMLHALVGQEPLNWPWNDTDRVKLQRLMHYHRMLGAVTVLGKVIPASFDSVFQHQSSIVQALAHHQRDIVDLLGRYGTSRQFSLIVRWDNTTMQQLMTRFPKNGATANAIENERRSLRDQMLLQLQRHLQDIIILENNDNDVVLQAILLIEAHQEERVVNILQQMDKECRGRLDMRLTGPLPACNFARVEVKLPDRQIVKQACRDLGIGAVARMTEVKNAYRARVKNLHPDNTNNTGSNDVMVRLTQSYRYLTRLAAQQNNGQENNPDKQWLRCDHQTLRQTPLMRIQRGVTRWDDAILKRA from the coding sequence ATGAATAATCTTACCGACAACATCGCTGCCGGACTTTTGCAATCAACGCTGCGCGTCTTCGGTTTCACCGATGACGAAGGCTGCATGACGCTGAAAAAAAATGGCGGTAAAATCGGCGATCAGGAAGTCATGGTTATTTCTAACGGCATGTTGCACGCTCTGGTTGGTCAAGAACCTCTAAACTGGCCATGGAACGATACTGACCGTGTGAAGTTGCAACGCCTGATGCATTATCACCGCATGTTGGGCGCAGTGACCGTTTTGGGTAAAGTCATTCCTGCGTCATTTGACAGTGTTTTCCAGCATCAATCATCCATTGTGCAGGCCTTGGCGCACCATCAACGCGATATTGTTGATTTGCTAGGCCGCTATGGTACATCGCGCCAGTTTTCACTGATTGTGCGTTGGGACAACACCACCATGCAGCAATTGATGACGCGCTTTCCAAAAAACGGCGCAACGGCTAATGCAATCGAAAATGAACGTCGTTCATTGCGCGACCAGATGTTGTTGCAATTACAGCGCCATTTGCAGGATATTATTATTCTTGAAAACAACGATAACGATGTTGTGTTGCAGGCAATTTTGCTGATTGAAGCGCATCAGGAAGAACGCGTTGTGAATATTTTACAGCAGATGGATAAGGAATGTCGCGGCCGTCTGGATATGCGTCTTACCGGCCCCCTGCCAGCCTGCAATTTCGCACGCGTGGAAGTAAAACTCCCTGACCGCCAGATTGTAAAACAAGCTTGCCGCGATTTAGGTATAGGTGCGGTGGCCCGCATGACCGAGGTCAAAAACGCCTATCGCGCACGGGTCAAGAATTTGCATCCGGACAACACAAATAACACAGGTTCAAACGATGTGATGGTTCGCCTTACCCAATCGTATCGTTACCTCACCCGCCTTGCAGCGCAGCAAAATAATGGTCAGGAAAACAATCCGGATAAGCAATGGTTGCGTTGTGACCATCAAACATTGCGGCAAACACCGCTTATGCGGATTCAGCGTGGGGTTACGCGTTGGGATGATGCAATATTGAAACGTGCCTAA
- a CDS encoding response regulator has translation MLPEVSKIVFSKHNSLPRTSIVFAVFFLASFMALNIFSFHENGKRIGLIETINRENLPRELLDIQETITRLDILLDNDAMSPEEKKEKFDKNIATLKEKLTTLQNDQMANIDSNNLTQNFVSVYGTIDGIEEIEAKHGLQDPTINKQLSTFVHEAASHFYDIDKIIQYFHRNNIDKILAELRLKEKYLLGVSVVFVVLGSIMIVFLLVDLFRRGELLERANHAERLKNSFFAMMSHEIRTPINGILGTITLLRNTSLNENQRNLTGIVQSSAESLLVIVNDVLDYSKIEAGKLELEYSDFNIKTLVDNLFALIHPLADDKKLQLSYSIQESIPATLYSDPARLRQILLNFLSNAIKFTDKGSVTLVLKEDSKTVAGTRIPMLRFEVIDTGMGISEESKSHLFREFSQADGSYTRRFAGTGLGLAICRRLTDMMRGEVGVESTVGKGSTFWFVIPLTPAKHAVIKEDVAQELPNETVIANILLVEDNPTNQMIAESFLKQGGHKVDVVDNGKKAVAAVQSKNYDLVFMDIAMPEMDGFAATKAIRALPDKKTLPIIAMTAHAMRGDREECLAVGMDDYITKPLSKEILQQRVTMWAAKARTNDKMQPATDLDPVEEKVAPEISDQHLNQIITDLGVEIISEFSNKFYTDLMATSTAMLDAAKSETWDDVKRHAHSLKSSTLSFGLGRLSQIAASIEAQCKAHGRADDTVLHAWPTHVKTAISALNERLKSMNIKELG, from the coding sequence ATGCTTCCAGAAGTTTCTAAGATTGTATTTTCAAAACATAACAGCCTGCCACGTACCAGCATCGTGTTTGCAGTTTTTTTCCTTGCCAGTTTTATGGCGCTGAACATTTTTTCTTTCCATGAGAATGGTAAACGCATCGGATTAATTGAAACCATCAACCGTGAGAATCTGCCGCGCGAATTACTGGATATTCAGGAAACCATTACACGGCTCGACATTCTGCTTGATAACGACGCGATGTCGCCTGAAGAAAAAAAGGAAAAATTTGACAAAAACATAGCAACGCTAAAAGAAAAGCTGACGACGCTGCAAAACGACCAGATGGCGAACATCGATTCAAATAATTTAACACAGAATTTTGTCAGTGTTTATGGAACCATTGATGGTATTGAGGAAATCGAGGCCAAACATGGCCTGCAAGACCCCACCATCAACAAACAGCTTTCTACATTTGTTCACGAAGCAGCTTCGCATTTTTACGACATCGATAAAATCATCCAGTATTTTCATCGCAATAACATCGACAAAATATTGGCGGAACTGCGGCTGAAGGAAAAATACCTGTTAGGCGTTAGCGTCGTCTTTGTTGTACTTGGCAGTATCATGATTGTGTTCTTGCTGGTGGACTTATTCCGGCGCGGCGAATTGCTGGAGCGCGCCAACCATGCAGAGCGCCTAAAAAACAGTTTTTTTGCGATGATGAGTCATGAAATCCGCACGCCAATTAACGGAATATTGGGGACTATCACTTTGTTGCGGAATACTTCCCTGAATGAGAACCAGCGCAATCTCACCGGCATTGTACAAAGCTCTGCTGAAAGCTTATTGGTGATTGTAAACGATGTGTTGGATTATTCAAAAATTGAAGCCGGTAAATTGGAGCTGGAATATTCCGATTTTAATATCAAGACGCTGGTAGATAATCTCTTTGCTCTTATCCATCCGCTGGCTGATGATAAAAAATTACAGCTCAGCTACAGTATTCAGGAAAGCATTCCGGCAACATTGTATTCCGATCCTGCACGATTACGACAAATCCTGCTGAATTTTTTATCCAACGCAATCAAGTTTACCGATAAGGGCAGCGTAACACTGGTATTAAAAGAAGACAGCAAGACCGTCGCTGGTACACGCATTCCGATGCTTAGATTTGAAGTGATTGATACCGGTATGGGCATCAGTGAAGAATCCAAAAGCCATCTATTTCGCGAGTTCAGCCAGGCAGATGGTTCTTATACCCGCCGCTTTGCGGGAACAGGTCTTGGCCTTGCGATTTGCCGCCGCTTAACCGATATGATGCGAGGCGAAGTTGGTGTTGAAAGCACCGTAGGGAAAGGCAGCACGTTCTGGTTTGTTATTCCCCTTACGCCCGCAAAACATGCAGTGATTAAAGAAGATGTTGCACAAGAATTGCCAAACGAAACCGTTATCGCAAATATATTATTGGTCGAGGACAACCCCACCAACCAGATGATTGCCGAAAGTTTTCTAAAGCAAGGTGGTCACAAGGTTGATGTTGTCGATAATGGCAAGAAAGCGGTTGCAGCCGTGCAATCAAAAAATTATGACCTCGTGTTTATGGATATTGCTATGCCAGAAATGGATGGATTTGCCGCAACCAAAGCCATTCGCGCCTTACCGGATAAAAAAACTCTGCCAATTATAGCCATGACCGCACATGCCATGCGCGGTGACCGTGAAGAATGCTTGGCGGTCGGTATGGATGACTACATCACAAAACCTTTATCAAAAGAGATTTTGCAGCAACGCGTCACTATGTGGGCTGCAAAAGCTAGGACAAATGACAAAATGCAACCAGCCACTGACTTAGATCCCGTTGAAGAAAAAGTTGCGCCTGAAATCAGCGACCAGCACCTCAATCAAATCATCACCGATTTGGGCGTAGAAATAATCAGTGAGTTTTCCAATAAATTTTATACTGATTTGATGGCGACCAGCACCGCAATGCTGGATGCCGCAAAAAGCGAAACATGGGATGATGTAAAACGCCATGCGCATTCCTTGAAAAGCAGCACGTTAAGTTTTGGTCTTGGTCGTCTATCCCAGATTGCGGCGAGCATTGAAGCCCAGTGTAAAGCACACGGTCGGGCTGATGATACTGTACTGCACGCATGGCCAACGCATGTTAAAACAGCTATTTCAGCGTTGAATGAGCGCTTAAAATCGATGAATATTAAAGAGCTTGGATAG